atttatttatttgtttatttgagacagagtgtcgctcttgttacccaggctagagtgcaatggcgcgatctcggctcaccgtaacctccgcctcctgggttcaagcaattctcctgtctcagcctcctgagtagctgggattacaggcacacaccaccatgcccagctaattttttgtatttttagtagagacggggtttcaccttgttgacgaggatggtctcgatctctcgacctcatgatccacccgcctcggcctcccaaagtgctgggattacaggcctgagccactgcgcctgtcccAAAGCAACTGGAATTTAGGTTATAGTTTACTAATTTTTATAGCAAGTAGGGGAGCATTTAAGTAGAAAAAATACATGATTCCAATGATAAACTTAatgaaaaatgttcatttaaaactTATTAAAGCAGGGGCTAGGTGtgggctaatgcctgtaatcccagcactttgggaggccacagcaggaggactgcttaagcccaggagttcaagacaagcctgggcaacacagggagaccctgtctcaaacaaggagtaagttaaaaaaatttattaaaatataataaaaaggccatgtgtggtggctcatgcctgtaatcctagcactttgggaggccaaggtgggtggatcacctgaggtcaggagtttgagatcagcctggttaacatagtgaaaccctatctctactaaaaatagaaatattagcagggcatggtgctgggcacctgtaattctcaggaggctgagacaggaaaactgcttgaacccgggaggctgaagttgcagtgagccctgatcatgtcactgcattccagcctgggtgacagagtgagtctcaaaaaaaaaaaaaaaaaaaggaagaagaagagtatcttgaaaattaagacaaaattGCATGAAAATCAGTGACCCAGTACAATGTATATCcctttctatgttttattttacattaagtgTAGTTATAGTACATGAACATTTTGGTGTTTGTTTACTTTCAATTTCATCTACTCACATTcactaaacatttatttaatacttttctaTGTTCTATAAAATAGGCTCAAAGATAATATATAGCTTCTGACCTCAGGGTGGTCTATAGAAGGGTAAAAATAAGTGCTCAGGGGACGTTAACAAACAAAATGTAATGTGGCAAGTGCTTTTATGAAGAATATAATGCAATAAAGAGGAACGTCCAATAGGGTCAGAAGCTTGAGATGAATATAAGGCTCATCAGAGAGAACGTGGTAAAGGCAAAAAGTAGAAAGGAACGAAAACGCAATCTATAAGTTAGGTCTTCCTACAATTAGATACACATTTTAGGAAGGATTGGAGGGGCAAAAGACTTTCATTTCTGTCTTGTTTAAGCAGTCTGctatgaatacatattttttaaatcagagaacAAAGTGGAGGTGGAAAACTTCAGCCTCTCTACATCACCATCACTGTCAAGAGTCCCAACATTTTAGTTGGCCAAGGAAGCATTTTTCAACCTTACCTCTCACAGCATCTCCCTCCCCCTAACTCCAGCCATATTAATTAACTTGgagtcaaagaaataaaaaaaaaaaaaaaaaggtaccattTTAAActcaacagtttaaaaaaattataaagactaTGAAATGTAAATGGTGCCAATTTTCCTAGtgggcatttaaattttttttgttgttgtttgcagagacgagatctcactatgttgcccaggctggtcttgaactcctgagcaaaagcaatcctcccgcctcagcctcccaaagttctgggatgacaggtgtgaaccaccatgcctggcccctggtggccatttaaaatgaaaattatttgaaaacatgcatactctttgatccagcaattccaattccacttctaggactatcacttaaggaaataagaaaagacatacaGATACGTTTACAGCAACACTAGttacaaaaggaaggaaatcaggaaacaactgaaatgtccAATAATAGGTTAAATTATGAAAAAGATACACTATTCAATACAAACCCCAAACACTTCAAAGAATGCCATACATTATTTAATGACACGTCATTAAAAACCATCAGTGGTGTGAATGATTTGGTAATGGTGTGACACATCATTAAAAACACCACATACGTGTTGGGCACTAATCTCATAAGCCTTGAAAGTAGGTAGATTATCCAACTTTTACATGAGGAGGCTGAAACATAATTGatttaacttgcccaaggtcatacaattATTAACTGGTGAAACCAGGATTCAAGAGGAGGCcatctgctgggtgcagtggttcacgccggTAATCTCTAcattttgggacgccaaggcgggaggatcacttgagactaagagtttgagagcagcctgggtaacagagcaaaaccctgtctcaaaaaataataataataaaaggttgggcgtggtggcgcgtccTATGGTCCTAGCTCCTCGGAACACTCAAGTGGGAAGTGGGAAGATCGCCTGAGCTGGGAAGCCCAGGCTCCTGTGAGCCGTGAGAGCGCCACCGCAAgacagcctcagcaacagagtgaaactgtctccgaaaacaaaaccaaaacactaaCAAACGCAGGCTATCTGAATACCGAGCCCATGTTCCTTTCCATGCTCATTATGTCTCCTTGCCTTTGTGCAGAATGGGGTTAGAACTATTTACCTCGCAAGGTTACTGTGcaagtgaaatgaaataaacacaaagCTTCTAGGACACAGTGGACATTCAATACTCAGAAACTACTGAGTAACTCGTTCAAGGTCAAACTAGGATTTAAACACAGGATTTGAATCTTTCCTTCCAGGGAGCGCGTAGGAGGTTAAGAAGTTTTTCTtggctgctgctgccttttttttttttttttttcctgagacggagtttagctcctgttgcccaggctggagcgcaatggcgtggtctcatctcgctgcaacctccgcctcccgagttgaagcgattctcctgcctcagcctcctgagtagctgggattacaggcgaccgccacccacgcctggctaatgtttcatatttgtactagagatggggtttcaccatgtaagcccgacaggtctcgaactcctgacctcaggtaatccgcccaccaaTTCTTAACGCTGAAGTCAGTATGGGCTTTCCTTCAGCCCCATAAAGCGCACCTCAGAGGTCCGGGAAAACATAACACGCATATTCAAAAAGTAGGGAACGCGCGAAAATGGCTTTAGGAAGCACTAAGTCTTGCCTGCTTCTCTGTCCTCCCTGCTTTTCTAAATCCAAACAGGGACTCCGCAACCTGCAACACCGCAAATTTCTAGGGCGGAAATGACGTCTTATTCACGCGCCGGAAGTGCATTTACGGAGTGAGACAAAGGAGAGAACGCAGGTGGGCCTGCTGCGGAGTACGCTTTTGAGTGAGAAGCATCGGGGCTGCATAGGACGCAGCTGTTGCCATGACGGCCCAGGGGGGCCTGGTGGCTAACCGAGGCCGGCGCTTCAAGTGGGCCATTGAGCTAAGCGGgcctggaggaggcagcaggTGAGGCACTTGGGCAAGTGTACGTCACTCTTCATCCCATAACAGCACCAAAGTAATGAGACCTGAGCCCTCAGGCGTAACTCTGAAAAAGATGGGTGGCATACAGACATCACCTGGGGAGGTACCGGTTTTTCTGCCCTGGAGGTTTCTCTGCCCAAAGAATGTTTACGTCAGTCCGCCCTGATAAGGAACTGAGGAACACACGAGGGAGCTTGGTCTAATCTGAGTAGGTGAATCTGAACATCTTTATTCCTATGATTGGTAGATGAGGAAATGTGGTATATGAGAGTGTCGGAGGTTGCAGCTTTAGTTTCTTGGTTTGGTTTTTTAGGGGTCGAAGTGACCGGGGCAGTGGCCAGGGAGACTCACTCTACCCTGTCGGTTACTTGGACAAGCAAGTGCCTGATACCAGCGTGCAAGAGACAGACCGGATCCTGGTGGAGAAGGTACAGAGGTATAGATGTTACTGTAGTCCTTGGGCCAGTCCTGACCCATATGCCCATCCTCTTCTCCCAGGTGAAATTACTGTAGATAGCCCTTATCTTGAATATTTCGAAACTAAACTGCTTGAGACTGGTATTTCGGTAGTTTATATATCAGCTACAAAAGTGCTTaatagtttgaaaaataaaagatatttggaACATAACATATAAGGAAGTAGGTTGAAAACGATCTTTTGGTGGCAACATCTTCCAGCCGAAGTGATCTTTTTTCTACTCTAGTTCGCTTACACCACGTATCCACTGTCAGGATATTCTGTTGGCTTTATCTACTACTTCTTACTGTGTTCCCCTCTCATCCCGACCCAAGCAACGATCTAGATTTCTGcagtagactttttaaaaagtcagttattTTGGGGTATAGTTTATGTACAACCACATTCAATTAAACCATGTTTTTTCAGCCTTagcactattaacattttgggctggataattatTTGCTGTGGGGGACTGTACTTGCACtgtgggatgtttagcagcatccttggcgTCTACCCATCATATGCCAGTAGTGTTCCTGCCTAGTTGTGACACCAGAAATGTCTCCAACATTATCATATGTCTCTTAAGAGGCAAACTGCCCTCATTTGAGAACCACTAGTTTAAAGGATAGGATCTGATGTGCTTTGACACTGGTATACCCCCATGAAACTGCATCCTGAAATAACTTATCTTTCATTTCCAAAAGATTCCTCCTTGTGCCCTTGTGCAATAGACTTGTAACTAACTGGTCTTGCTACTTGCTCCCTGTAGTCTATTCCCAGCACAGCAGTTAGAATGATCCTTTTAAAACTTAAGTCATTcctacaaaaaaaacccttctgtAGCTCTGCATTCATTCAGCACAACAGCCCGTTTTTATAATGTTTACATAAGTCTGCATTGATCAAGCTTCTTGTAATATCTTTAACAACTTCTACCATTTTCCTCTTTGCTGAGTCCACTGTAGTCATAATGGCCTTCTTGCTGCTCTTTAAAGATGCCATACAAACTCCCATCGCAGGCTTTTTGTACTTGTTCTTCCCTCCTTCTGAAATGCTCCTCCCCAGATACTTGCATGATTTGCTTATCTCCTTTAGGTCTCTCATATGTTAGCTTCTTAGTGAAGCCTACCCTCATGGCAATCCCTGTCCTGTTTACCTACTTTATATTTCtacatatcatttatatatatgataatgtttcttttaatatAGCTAGAtttacattgttaatattttgtttaggattttttcaTTTAGAATCATGAGTAATATTGGCCCATAAACCTTTCCCTTAATGTCCTTGTCAGGTCATGGTTATTTATGAGGCCCCATGTAATTAGTTGTGgaatgtgcattttttaattctcttaaagAGTTTATGCAagattagctttctttttttcttttttttttttgagacagggtctcactttgtcactcaggttagagtacagtggcacaatctcaccttaCTGCAGCCcctacctcctgagctcaagggatcctccttcctcagcctccaagcagctgggattacaggcatactccACCACACTGGgcagattttttgtattttttgtggagatggggtttcaccatgttgcccagggtggtctcaaatacctgagctcacacaatccacccaccttggccacacCCAAGCCTAACTTTATTTGTTCCTTAAATGTTAAGTAGAATTTGCCAAGGGAAGCCATCTGGGCTTAAGTGTAATTTATTTGACAGTAATAGGGgctatttataattctttttctatttatatataatttttgagacagaatcttactctgttgcccaggctggagtgtggtggcacaatctcagctcactatagcctccacctcccaggttcaagcgatcctcctggctcagcaacccctagtagctaggattacaggcacacactaccatgcctggctgttttgtatttttagtagagatggggttttgccatgttggtcaggctggtcttgaactcctgatcttaggtgattcacttgcctctgcctccgaaagtgctgggattataggcatgagccactgtgtccggcctggggctatttatatttctaatttcttgggtcattttgttatattttttctagGAACTTAACCATTTCCTAAAATTTCAAAGGTATTAACATAAAGTTGTTGATAATATGATCGCTTCCCTATATGCAAGATCTGTGATGGGCCTTTTTTCATTCCTGATGTTGAATATTTGTCTCCTTTTTTCATCAGGCTTACcagtattgacttttttttttttttgagtcggagtttcacaCTGTAGtccgggctggagtgccatggcgggatcttggctcactgcaacctctgcctccctggttcaagcgattctcttgcctcagcctctcaagtagctggaattacaactgtccaccaccacgcccagctaattttttgtattttttagtagacacagggtttcactatgtttgcaggctggtctttaactcctgacctcgtgatccacctgctttggcctcccaaaatgctgaggttacaggtgtgagccaccatgcctggcctggtattgactttttaaaagttattttattttttacaggtCACTGTACCCATCACCAGTATggattttattaatcttttcaaaaatgctttttttttctagtttcttgaaatAGATGCTTAGTTTATTTTTAGActgccattacttttttttttttttttttttttgagacagagttttgctcttgttacccaggctggagtgcagtggcatgaccttggctcactgcaacctctgcctccttggttcaagcaattctcctgcctcagcctcccaagtagctgggattacaggcacccaccaccatgccctatatatatatatatacacacacacacatatatatatgtgtgtgtgtgtgtgtgtgtgtgtgtgtatttttgttttcttttttatttcttctaattgttttcttatttttagtagagatggggtttcaccacattggccaggctggtcttgaactcctgacctccggtgatccactcgcctcggcctcctgaagtgctgggattacaggcatgagtcaccacgtctGGCCAGACTGCcgttacttttaatggcaaaaactgcaattacttttgtaccaaccaaATAGTATgcatttaaagttataaatttcTCAGAGCTCTACCTGTGTCCCCAAGTTTCAAAatgtggtatttttgttataattcCGTTTTCTGTTATAATTTCATCGATTCATGTATCATTGTTAATTCCAAACATAAGAGATTTTCTGGTTACTATAAAATTATTGCTAATCGAGTTGCATTGTAATAAGTCAAAGAATATGTTTTATACAATATACATTCTTTGAGACTGACATTTTGTTCATGGTTCAGCAAGTGGTCAGTTTTTCTAAATATCCTGTGTTTGAAAAGAATGTGAATTCTGCAGTTGTTGAGTGCAGTGTTACATGTATGTCAGTGGGTTAAGTTTGTTAATGTCATGCAAATCTGAGGGTGATGATCAGAGGGTTAAAATTGTGTGTTTGTTTCAGCGCTGTTGGGACATCGCCTTGGGTCCCCTTAAACAGATTCCCATGAACCTCTTCATCATGTACATGGCAGGCAATACTATCTCCATCTTTCCTACTATGATGGTGTGTATGATGGCCTGGAGACCCATTCAGGCACTTATGGCCATTTCAGCCAGTAAGTATTCTTGAAACAATAACCCTTCCCTAAGTTTTAAGAATTAAaggcaggccgggtgtggtggctcacacctgtaatcccagcaactttgggaggctgaggtgggtggatcatctgaggtcaggagtttgagaccagcctggccaacacagtgaaaccccat
The sequence above is a segment of the Saimiri boliviensis isolate mSaiBol1 chromosome 2, mSaiBol1.pri, whole genome shotgun sequence genome. Coding sequences within it:
- the EMC4 gene encoding ER membrane protein complex subunit 4 isoform X2 — its product is MTAQGGLVANRGRRFKWAIELSGPGGGSRGRSDRGSGQGDSLYPVGYLDKQVPDTSVQETDRILVEKRCWDIALGPLKQIPMNLFIMYMAGNTISIFPTMMVCMMAWRPIQALMAISAKNGVQWWRTAFVNLRKQHLLPMYLGLYILL
- the EMC4 gene encoding ER membrane protein complex subunit 4 isoform X1, whose product is MTAQGGLVANRGRRFKWAIELSGPGGGSRGRSDRGSGQGDSLYPVGYLDKQVPDTSVQETDRILVEKRCWDIALGPLKQIPMNLFIMYMAGNTISIFPTMMVCMMAWRPIQALMAISATFKMLESSSQKFLQGLVYLIGNLMGLALAVYKCQSMGLLPTHASDWLAFIEPPERMEFSGGGLLL